Proteins encoded by one window of Oreochromis niloticus isolate F11D_XX linkage group LG17, O_niloticus_UMD_NMBU, whole genome shotgun sequence:
- the LOC106098237 gene encoding uncharacterized protein LOC106098237: protein MVHQSACLLLLTCLPGFYGNTTELLRTTADPTYGPSSVVLSGVDVVTLGILYSFQCSASCYPACQFTWTWGNVTSQGPELSLQLTQLQANQNLTCTAVNPVTKTAATAQKMLQTAAGPSNVQIRGPGFLTTGVASNFTCSAECYPSCNYTWRVDFDGVTFSTIEGNPVSIVPPPSTLSGSLTCKAKNSLSHLYISTTLPLQVAYGPASIVMNGVDVVTLGILYSFQCSASCYPACQFTWTWGNVTSQGPELSLQLTQLQANQNLTCTAVNPVTKTAATAQKMLQTAAGPSNVQIRGPGFLTTGVASNFTCSAECYPSCNYTWRVDFDGVTFSTAEGNPVSIVPPPSTLSGSLTCKAKNSLSHLYISTTLPLQVAYGPASVVMNGVDVVTLGILYSFQCSASCYPACQFTWTWGNVTSQGPELSLQLTQLQANQNLTCTAVNPVTKTAATAQKMLQTAAGPSNVQIRGPGFLTTGVASNFTCSAECYPSCNYTWRVDFDGVTFSTVEGNPVSIVPPPSTLSGSLTCKAKNSLSHLYISTTLPLQVASANRSLATRPEETSAVLLLAFIIPASFTL, encoded by the exons ATGGTTCATCAGTCAGCCtgtctgctgctgctcacttgTCTGCCTG GATTTTATGGCAACACAACTGAGCTACTTAGAACCACAGCAGACCCTACAT ATGGACCATCCTCAGTGGTGCTCAGTGGGGTTGACGTAGTGACTCTGGGCATACTGTACAGTTTTCAGTGCTCGGCCAGTTGTTACCCTGCATGTCAGTTCACCTGGACCTGGGGGAATGTGACTTCCCAGGGCCCAGAGCTGAGCCTGCAGCTTACACAACTACAGGCAAACCAAAACCTGACGTGCACAGCTGTCAATCCTGTTACCAAAACAGCAGCCACTGCCCAAAAGATGCTGCAAACAGCAG CCGGACCTTCAAACGTACAGATACGTGGCCCAGGATTTCTCACTACAGGAGTTGCGTCCAACTTCACCTGCTCGGCTGAGTGCTACCCCTCCTGCAACTATACATGGAGAGTTGACTTCGATGGCGTGACATTCAGTACTATAGAAGGAAACCCGGTTTCCATCGTTCCACCTCCCAGTACTCTCTCTGGGTCTCTGACCTGCAAAGCTAAGAACTCCCTCTCACATCTTTACATCTCCACAACTCTGCCTCTGCAGGTGGCAT ATGGACCAGCTTCAATAGTCATGAATGGGGTTGACGTAGTGACTCTGGGCATACTGTACAGTTTTCAGTGCTCGGCCAGTTGTTACCCTGCATGTCAGTTCACCTGGACCTGGGGGAATGTGACTTCCCAGGGCCCAGAGCTGAGCCTGCAGCTTACACAACTACAGGCAAACCAAAACCTGACGTGCACAGCTGTCAATCCTGTTACCAAAACAGCAGCCACTGCCCAAAAGATGCTGCAAACAGCAG CCGGACCTTCAAACGTACAGATACGTGGCCCAGGATTTCTCACTACAGGAGTTGCGTCCAACTTCACCTGCTCGGCTGAGTGCTACCCCTCCTGCAACTATACATGGAGAGTTGACTTCGATGGCGTGACATTCAGTACTGCAGAAGGAAACCCGGTTTCCATCGTTCCACCTCCCAGTACTCTCTCTGGGTCTCTGACCTGCAAAGCTAAGAACTCCCTCTCACATCTTTACATCTCCACGACTCTGCCTCTGCAGGTGGCAT ATGGACCAGCTTCAGTAGTCATGAATGGGGTTGACGTAGTGACTCTGGGCATACTGTACAGTTTTCAGTGCTCGGCCAGTTGTTACCCTGCATGTCAGTTCACCTGGACCTGGGGGAATGTGACTTCCCAGGGCCCAGAGCTGAGCCTGCAGCTTACACAACTACAGGCAAACCAAAACCTGACGTGCACAGCTGTCAATCCTGTTACCAAAACAGCAGCCACTGCCCAAAAGATGCTGCAAACAGCAG CCGGACCTTCAAACGTACAGATACGTGGCCCAGGATTTCTCACTACAGGAGTTGCGTCCAACTTCACCTGCTCGGCTGAGTGCTACCCCTCCTGCAACTATACATGGAGAGTTGACTTCGATGGCGTGACATTCAGTACTGTAGAAGGAAACCCGGTTTCCATCGTTCCACCTCCCAGTACTCTCTCTGGGTCTCTGACCTGCAAAGCTAAGAACTCCCTCTCACATCTTTACATCTCCACGACTCTGCCTCTGCAGGTGGCAT CGGCAAACCGCAGCCTGGCCACTCGTCCTGAAGAAActtcagctgtgctgctgctggcctTCATCATTCCTGCTTCCTTCACACTTTGA
- the rpap3 gene encoding RNA polymerase II-associated protein 3 isoform X2: MSVGNKAAELQLQMRQNVEELHSFVRELENWEADIKRKDEELRTGVVQEVQKKLPPVRNKDYRAKKREKKKNKKEEEVTGDGDTKTEEAKQASRIKSFDYQSWDKFDVEKVLEEMDKEEDCPVESNESDSEEAAVDPEKALAEKEKGNKFFKDGKYDDAIECYTRGMAADPYNPVLPTNRATSFFRLKKYAVAESDCNLAIALDGKYFKAYARRGAARFALKNYEPALEDYEMVLKLEPDNTEAQNEIKKIREALGYQAAAITSKAAESLEAPAVDPDQQRRIEEQQRRQEAVFQKDRGNAYFKEGKYEAAVECYTRGMEADHMNVLLPANRAMAYLKLEKFKEAEEDCSNAIFLDSTYSKAFARRGTARVALGKLEEARQDFQQLLKLEPGNKQALNELQKLQMDTGSSGRLQTVNGSQMRIVQPVDKPTHLRSTKPLRRIDIEEISGKVVVPEVESDAYKPLVQEVVKEVEEGSSPLSTSPSAKMIKIEELSDVPSQASEKQPKQPEQAGTVHPPEPSTEPSSTGTDLPPPPTNSFQLEADLRRIGNQPETVYRYLKQIKSEAYAKIFQNSLEPDILNLILRTLRDFYIKNEEPAVILENLRSLASVRRFDMAVMFMSSPEKKVLKELFDFLHQADLDRSSITALQKKYGV, encoded by the exons ATGTCCGTGGGAAACAAAGCCGCCGAGTTACAGCTTCAGATGCGGCAAAATGTGGAGGAGCTGCACAGCTTCGTGAGAGAGCTGGAGAACTGGGAGGCGGACATCAAGAGGAAGGATGAGGAGCTGAGGACGGGGGTGGTTCAGGAGGTTCAG AAAAAACTCCCTCCAGTGAGGAACAAGGACTACAGAGCCaagaagagggagaaaaagaaaaacaagaaggaggaggaggttaCTGGAGATGGTGACACAAAAACAGAGGAGGCCAAACAGGCTTCGAGAATAAAATCATTCGACTATCAATCCTGGGACAAGTTTGATGTG GAAAAGGTTCTGGAAGAAATGGACAAGGAGGAAGATTGTCCTGTAGAGTCCAACGAGTCAGACTCAGAGGAAGCTGCAGTCGATCCGGAGAAAGCGCTGGCCGAGAAGGAAAAG GGTAACAAATTCTTTAAAGATGGGAAGTACGATGACGCGATCGAATGTTACACGAGAGGAATGGCTGCCGATCCTTACAACCCCGTGCTTCCCACAAACAGAGCTACGTCATTCTTCAGGCTCAAAAA ataCGCTGTGGCTGAGTCCGACTGCAACCTGGCAATTGCTCTTGACGGCAAGTACTTCAAAGCGTACGCGCGGAGAGGTGCAGCTCGGTTTGCGCTGAAGAACTATGAACCTGCATTAGAAG ATTACGAGATGGTTCTCAAGCTCGAGCCTGACAACACGGAAGCACagaatgaaataaagaaaatcagAGAG GCCCTTGGATATCAGGCGGCTGCCATCACAAGCAAAGCTGCAGAGTCCCTGGAGGCCCCTGCAGTCGATCCTGATCAACAGAGACGGAtagaggagcagcagaggagacaGGAGGCGGTTTTCCAGAAGGACAGA GGGAATGCCTACTTCAAAGAAGGGAAGTATGAAGCAGCTGTAGAGTGCTACACCCGAGGCATGGAGGCAGACCACATGAACGTCCTGCTGCCCGCCAACAGAGCCATGGCTTATCTCAAGCTGGAGAA GTTTAAGGAGGCGGAGGAGGACTGCAGTAACGCCATTTTCCTGGACAGTACTTACTCCAAGGCTTTCGCCCGGAGAGGCACAGCCAGAGTTGCACTAGGAAAGCTGGAAGAGGCCAGACAAg attttcagcagctgttgaaactGGAACCTGGAAACAAGCAAGCCCTTAACGAACTCCAGAAACTGCAGATG GACACAGGCTCCAGTGGCCGTCTGCAGACAGTGAACGGCTCACAGATGAGAATAGTCCAACCAGTAGATAAACCAACACACCTTCGCTCAACC aaaCCTCTGAGGAGGATAGACATCGAGGAAATCAGCGGAAAGGTTGTGGTGCCTGAGGTGGAATCAGATGCATACAAGCCCTTGGTGCAGGAAGTGGTGAAGGAAGTAGAGGAGGGGTCTTCTCCCCTGTCTACATCCCCCAGCGCCAAGATGATCAAAATCGAGGAGCTGTCAGACGTCCCCTCACAGGCATCAGAAAA ACAGCCCAAACAACCAGAGCAGGCAGGAACCGTTCATCCTCCTGAACCATCAACCGAACCTTCCTCAACAGGAACAGACCTGCCTCCTCCACCCACCAACAGCTTCCAGCTGGAGGCGGACCTCCGCAGGATTGGAAACCAGCCCGAAACTGTTTACAGATATCTGAAG CAAATCAAATCTGAGGCTTACGCCAAGATTTTCCAAAACTCCCTTGAACCTGATATCCTCAATCTTATCCTGAGGACTCTACGTGACTTCTACATcaa GAATGAAGAGCCGGCCGTCATACTGGAGAATCTCAGGAGTCTTGCAAGTGTGAGGCGCTTCGATATGGCTGTTATGTTCATGTCATCACCAGAGAAGAAAG tGCTCAAAGAACTGTTTGACTTTCTTCACCAAGCCGACCTGGACAGATCGTCTATCACGGCTTTGCAGAAGAAGTATGGCGTCTAA
- the atp23 gene encoding mitochondrial inner membrane protease ATP23 homolog, whose amino-acid sequence MDQTKQEEEYGYDLFPERKPGEHKKTSIAESLFTFNHKCQVMLQFAVETSPYAKLLLSAMKSSGCKVFKDRHFSCEDCDGTVSGGFDAASSQIVLCQNNIHQQSHMNRVVTHELIHAFDHCRAHVDWFNNFRHLACSEIRAANLSGDCSFTNEVARFNFGLKRHHQECVRGRALRSILAVRKISRAEAEKIVDEVFDSCFNDHAPFGRIPHSKRDAKFAYRDYMNRDRYYANL is encoded by the exons ATGGACCAGACTAAACAAGAGGAGGAATATGGATACGACTTATTCCCGGAGAGAAAACCGGGAGAGCACAAAAAGACCTCAATCGCAGAGAGCCTGTTCACTTTCAACCACAAGTGTCAGGTCATGTTACAGTTCGCAGTGGAAACCA GTCCTTACGCCAAACTCCTCCTCAGTGCCATGAAGAGTTCAGGATG TAAAGTGTTTAAAGATCGGCACTTTTCCTGTGAGGACTGTGACGGGACGGTCAGCGGTGGATTTGACGCGGCCTCGTCTCAG atcGTTTTGTGTCAGAACAACATCCACCAGCAGTCCCACATGAACCGAGTAGTCACGCATGAGCTCATACATGCCTTTGACCACTGCCGGGCCCATGTGGACTGGTTCAATAACTTCAGACATCTGGCCTGTTCAGAG ATCCGGGCAGCTAACCTGAGCGGAGACTGCTCCTTCACCAACGAAGTTGCTAGATTCAACTTCGGCTTAAAGCGGCATCATCAG GAGTGCGTCCGAGGCCGCGCCCTTCGCTCCATCCTGGCCGTGAGGAAAATTAGCCGAGCCGAGGCGGAGAAAATAGTCGACGAGGTCTTCGACTCATGTTTCAACGACCATGCGCCGTTCGGACGGATCCCGCACAGCAAGAGAGACGCCAAGTTTGCGTACAGAGATTACATGAACAGGGACCGATATTATGCAAACCTTTAG
- the rpap3 gene encoding RNA polymerase II-associated protein 3 isoform X1 has product MQSPEPAGRDMSVGNKAAELQLQMRQNVEELHSFVRELENWEADIKRKDEELRTGVVQEVQKKLPPVRNKDYRAKKREKKKNKKEEEVTGDGDTKTEEAKQASRIKSFDYQSWDKFDVEKVLEEMDKEEDCPVESNESDSEEAAVDPEKALAEKEKGNKFFKDGKYDDAIECYTRGMAADPYNPVLPTNRATSFFRLKKYAVAESDCNLAIALDGKYFKAYARRGAARFALKNYEPALEDYEMVLKLEPDNTEAQNEIKKIREALGYQAAAITSKAAESLEAPAVDPDQQRRIEEQQRRQEAVFQKDRGNAYFKEGKYEAAVECYTRGMEADHMNVLLPANRAMAYLKLEKFKEAEEDCSNAIFLDSTYSKAFARRGTARVALGKLEEARQDFQQLLKLEPGNKQALNELQKLQMDTGSSGRLQTVNGSQMRIVQPVDKPTHLRSTKPLRRIDIEEISGKVVVPEVESDAYKPLVQEVVKEVEEGSSPLSTSPSAKMIKIEELSDVPSQASEKQPKQPEQAGTVHPPEPSTEPSSTGTDLPPPPTNSFQLEADLRRIGNQPETVYRYLKQIKSEAYAKIFQNSLEPDILNLILRTLRDFYIKNEEPAVILENLRSLASVRRFDMAVMFMSSPEKKVLKELFDFLHQADLDRSSITALQKKYGV; this is encoded by the exons ATGCAGTCCCCCGAACCGGCAG GGAGGGACATGTCCGTGGGAAACAAAGCCGCCGAGTTACAGCTTCAGATGCGGCAAAATGTGGAGGAGCTGCACAGCTTCGTGAGAGAGCTGGAGAACTGGGAGGCGGACATCAAGAGGAAGGATGAGGAGCTGAGGACGGGGGTGGTTCAGGAGGTTCAG AAAAAACTCCCTCCAGTGAGGAACAAGGACTACAGAGCCaagaagagggagaaaaagaaaaacaagaaggaggaggaggttaCTGGAGATGGTGACACAAAAACAGAGGAGGCCAAACAGGCTTCGAGAATAAAATCATTCGACTATCAATCCTGGGACAAGTTTGATGTG GAAAAGGTTCTGGAAGAAATGGACAAGGAGGAAGATTGTCCTGTAGAGTCCAACGAGTCAGACTCAGAGGAAGCTGCAGTCGATCCGGAGAAAGCGCTGGCCGAGAAGGAAAAG GGTAACAAATTCTTTAAAGATGGGAAGTACGATGACGCGATCGAATGTTACACGAGAGGAATGGCTGCCGATCCTTACAACCCCGTGCTTCCCACAAACAGAGCTACGTCATTCTTCAGGCTCAAAAA ataCGCTGTGGCTGAGTCCGACTGCAACCTGGCAATTGCTCTTGACGGCAAGTACTTCAAAGCGTACGCGCGGAGAGGTGCAGCTCGGTTTGCGCTGAAGAACTATGAACCTGCATTAGAAG ATTACGAGATGGTTCTCAAGCTCGAGCCTGACAACACGGAAGCACagaatgaaataaagaaaatcagAGAG GCCCTTGGATATCAGGCGGCTGCCATCACAAGCAAAGCTGCAGAGTCCCTGGAGGCCCCTGCAGTCGATCCTGATCAACAGAGACGGAtagaggagcagcagaggagacaGGAGGCGGTTTTCCAGAAGGACAGA GGGAATGCCTACTTCAAAGAAGGGAAGTATGAAGCAGCTGTAGAGTGCTACACCCGAGGCATGGAGGCAGACCACATGAACGTCCTGCTGCCCGCCAACAGAGCCATGGCTTATCTCAAGCTGGAGAA GTTTAAGGAGGCGGAGGAGGACTGCAGTAACGCCATTTTCCTGGACAGTACTTACTCCAAGGCTTTCGCCCGGAGAGGCACAGCCAGAGTTGCACTAGGAAAGCTGGAAGAGGCCAGACAAg attttcagcagctgttgaaactGGAACCTGGAAACAAGCAAGCCCTTAACGAACTCCAGAAACTGCAGATG GACACAGGCTCCAGTGGCCGTCTGCAGACAGTGAACGGCTCACAGATGAGAATAGTCCAACCAGTAGATAAACCAACACACCTTCGCTCAACC aaaCCTCTGAGGAGGATAGACATCGAGGAAATCAGCGGAAAGGTTGTGGTGCCTGAGGTGGAATCAGATGCATACAAGCCCTTGGTGCAGGAAGTGGTGAAGGAAGTAGAGGAGGGGTCTTCTCCCCTGTCTACATCCCCCAGCGCCAAGATGATCAAAATCGAGGAGCTGTCAGACGTCCCCTCACAGGCATCAGAAAA ACAGCCCAAACAACCAGAGCAGGCAGGAACCGTTCATCCTCCTGAACCATCAACCGAACCTTCCTCAACAGGAACAGACCTGCCTCCTCCACCCACCAACAGCTTCCAGCTGGAGGCGGACCTCCGCAGGATTGGAAACCAGCCCGAAACTGTTTACAGATATCTGAAG CAAATCAAATCTGAGGCTTACGCCAAGATTTTCCAAAACTCCCTTGAACCTGATATCCTCAATCTTATCCTGAGGACTCTACGTGACTTCTACATcaa GAATGAAGAGCCGGCCGTCATACTGGAGAATCTCAGGAGTCTTGCAAGTGTGAGGCGCTTCGATATGGCTGTTATGTTCATGTCATCACCAGAGAAGAAAG tGCTCAAAGAACTGTTTGACTTTCTTCACCAAGCCGACCTGGACAGATCGTCTATCACGGCTTTGCAGAAGAAGTATGGCGTCTAA